From the Terriglobales bacterium genome, the window CTGGAGTGGATGCAGGACGCCGAGGAGGACCTCGCCGCCTCGGCCGAATACCTGGCTGCGGTGGTGCGCGAGGTCAAGCCCGACCTGCTGCACCTTAACCAGTACTACTACGGCGCGCTGCCCGTGGACATTCCGAAGATCGTGGTGGCGCACAGCGACGTCGTGAGCTGGTGGGTGGCGGTGCACGGCAAGCAGCCGCGCGAATCGGCGTGGACGGCCTGGTATCGCGAGTCGGTCGCGCGCGGCATCCGGGAAGCGACCGCGGTCGTGGCGCCGTCGCGCTGGATGCTGGAGCAGGTCCACGCCTTCTACGGCGCGCCCCGGCAGAGCTCCGTCGTTTACAACGGGCGCACGCCCGCGCTGTTCAATCCGCACGTCACCAAAGAGCAGTATGCGCTGGGCGTCGGGCGCATCTGGGACTCCGGCAAGCAGGTCACGCTGCTGGCCGAGGCCGACCTGCCGATGCCCGCGTACGTCGTCGGGTCGGAGGAGCATCCCGAGCTGGCTCTGCGCGGCCAGGGCGTGCTGGCCGGCACCACGCGCTCCCGCCTGCACTTCAAGGGACAGCAGACCGAAGCGCAGTTGCGGCAGCTTTACAGCCGCGCGTCGGTGTACGCGGCCACGTCGAAGTACGAGCCCTTCGGGCTGGCGCCGCTCGAGGCCGCGCTCTCCCGCTGCGCGCTCGTCGCCAACGATATTCCCACCTTCCGCGAGCTCTGGGGAGACGACGTCCTGTACTTCCGCCGCAACGACGCGCGCAGCCTGGGCGAGACGCTCGCGCTGCTGAAGGACGATCCCGCGCTCATGACCGAGTACGCCAACCGCGCCTACCAGCGCGCGCTGCAAAGATTCACGACCGACCGAATGGTGGACGACTACATGGCGCTTTACGACACCCTGGCGCGCGCCGGAGCGCTGGCCGCATGAATCACTCGCTCAACATCCGCATCTTCGCGCACTCCTGGGTCTCCGACTGGAACCACGGGAACGCGCACTTCCTCCGCGGGCTGGCGCGCAGCCTCACGCGCATGGGACACAACGTGCGCTGCTACGAGCAGCTGGGCTCGTGGTCGCTCTCCAACCTGGTGCGCCAGGAAGGCGAGCGCGCCATCGACGCCATCGATCACTTCCGCCGCATCTTCCCCGAGCTCGACATCCGCTTCTACAACCTCGACCACACGCTGCCGGATTTCCTGCAGCGCGAGTTGCGCGACGCCGACGTGGTGCTCATCCACGAATGGAGCGAGCCGCAGCTCGTCAACGCCGTGCTTGGTCTCAAGCGGCCGCTCGGCTTCTGTGCGCTGCTGCACGACACGCACCACCGCGCCTACTCCGCTCCCGGCGAGCTGCTGCGCCTGCAGCTCCACCTGTTCGACGGCGTGCTCGCTTTCGGCGAGCCCCTGGCCCGCATCTACCGCGACGGCTTCGGCATGGAGCGCGTCTGGGTCTTCCACGAAGCCGCGGACACGGAGAATTTCCGGCCGCTTCCGGCGGAGAAGACCGCTTCCCTGGTCTGGGTGGGGAACTGGGGCGACGAGGAGCGCACCCGTGAGCTGGATGACTTCCTGGTCGCGCCGGCGGCGCAGCTCGAGGGCGTCAAGCGCGCCTACGGCGTCCGCTATCCCGACGCTGCGAAGCAGAAACTGGCGGAAGCCGGCATCGAGTACTGCGGCTACCTGCCGAACCTGCGCGCGCCGGAAGCCTATGCCGAGAGCTGCGTGACCTTGCACATCCCGCGGCGGCACTACGTCAGCGGGCTGACCGGCATCCCCACCATCCGGATGTTCGAGGCGATGGCGTGCGGCGTTCCGCTCGTATGCGCGCCGTGGGAGGACGCCGAGCAGCTCTTCCGCGCGGGCGACTACCTCGTCGCGCGCGACCGCCGGGAGATGACCGGGATGCTGCAGGAGCTCCTGCGCGACGAAGCCGCGCGCCGCCAGCTGGCCGAGCGCGGCCTGGAGACCATCCGCGCGCGTCATACCTGCGAGCATCGCGCCGACCAGCTGCTCCAGATATGCGGCGAACTGGTGGAGGAGTGCGCCGCGTGAAGATCTTCGCCATCGGCTCCAGCCTGGTTTCGTCCTACTGGAACGGCGCGGCGACCTACTACCGCGGCATCTACAAGAACCTGGCACGCATGGGGTACGAGGTCACGTTCGCCGAGCCCGACGCCTACCAGCGCCAGCAGCACCGCGACACCGGCGACTTCTCCTACGCGCGCAGCATCGTCTATCGCTCGCCGGAGGACATACCGGCGGTGTTGCGCGAGGCCGCCGCGGCCGACCTGGTCGTCAAGCACAGCGGCGTCGGCGTGGACGACGCGCTGCTCGAGCAGCGCGTGCTCGACTCCCGTTCGGCGCGCACGCAGGTGGCGTTCTGGGATGTGGATGCGCCCGCGACGCTGGCGCGCGTGGAGCACGATGCGAGCGACCCGTTCCGCGCGCTGATTGGCGAGTACGACTTCATCCTCACCTATGGCGGCGGCGCGCCGGTGGTCGAGCACTACATGCGCCTCGGCGCGCGCAACTGCCATCCCATCTATAACGGGCTCGACCCGGAGACGCACCATCCCGTTTCGCCTGACCCCGAGTTCGCTTGCGACCTGGCGCTGGTCGCCAACCGGCTGCCCGACCGCGAGCGCCGCATCGAGGAGTTCTTTTTCCGCGCGGCGAAGCTGGCGCCGGAGCAGCGCTTCCTCCTGGGCGGAGAAGGTTGGGACGGCAAGCCCATGCCGCCCAACGTGCGCCGGCTCGGCCACGTCGCCACCGGCGACCACAACCGCGTGAACGGCTCCGCCCGCATGGTGCTGAACGTGAACCGCGCTTCGATGGCGGACGTGGGATTCTCGCCGCCCACCCGCATCTTTGAGGCGGCGGGCGCGGCGGCCTGCGTGGTCACCGACCACTGGCCCGGGCTTGAGACCTTCTTCGTTCCCGGGGAAGAGATCCTGGTCGCCCGCTCGGGCGAGGAGGTCGCGGCCCGGCTCCGCGATACCTCACGCGAGTCGTCGCGCGCTTTGGGCGAGGCCATGCGTCGGCGCGCGCTGCGCGACCACACCTACGACCAACGGGCCGGGGAAGTGGCGGGCATCCTCGCCGCGCGCGGCGCGCTGGAGGAGGTCGCCCGGTGAAGATCACCGTCCTCGGACTCGCGCTCAGCTCGTCATGGGGCAACGGCCACGCCACGACGTTTCGCTCGCTGCTGCGGGCCCTGGCAGCACGCGGGCATCACATCACCTTCTACGAGCGCGACCTCTACTGGTATCGCGACAACCGCGACCTCCCGCGGCCGGAGTTCTGTGCGCTGCGCCTGTTCGAGGACTGGGAGAGCATCCGCGCCGACGTCCGGCGTGAGCTGCGCGACTCCGACGTCGCGGTCTTGGGCTCGTATTTTCCGGACGGCCTCGCCGCTGCCGACGAGCTCCTGGACGCTGCCGCTCCGGTGAAGGCCTTCTACGACATCGACACGCCCATCACGGTGTCCGCATTGCGCGAGAAAGGAGCGTCCGGCTACCTGCGCGCCGACCAGGTGCCCGGCTTCGACCTCTACTTCAGCTTCACCGGCGGCCCGATGCTGCGTGAACTCGAGCAGCGCTTCGGCGCGGCGCGCGCGCTGCCGCTCTACTGCTCGTTCGATCCCGAGACCTACCGCCGCGTTCCCCAGCCCGGCCGCTTCACCTGCGACCTGAGCTACATGGGGACCTACGCGCCCGACCGCCAGCCCAAGCTCGACGAGCTGCTGGTCGAGCCGGCGACGCGGCTGCCGCAGCGGCGCTTTATCGTGGCCGGTCCGCAGTATCCGCGGCGCATCAAGTGGCCGAAGAACGTCCGGCGCATCAACCACCTCAACCCGCCGCTGCATCCGGCGTTCTACTCGTCGGCCCGCATCACGCTGAACGTGACGCGGCGCGAGATGGTGCAGGCCGGCTACTCGCCTTCCGTGCGGCTGTTCGAAGCCGCGGCCTGCGGCGCCGCCATCGCCTCCGACAACTGGCCCGGCCTCGACACCTTCTTCACGCCGGGACGCGAGATCCTGCTGCCGCTTTCCGCCGACGACATCGTCCGCTACCTCACCGGCTACGACCAGGCCGAGCTGCTGCGCATCGGCGAGCGCGCCCAGCGGCGCGTGCTCGAAGAGCACACCAGCGAGCATCGCGCGCTCGAGTTCGAGCGCGCTGTGGAAAACGCGCGCCCCTTCGCCCGCGACGCCGTCGCCGGCTAGCGCCACGCGCGCCAACAGCACGCCGCCGGCGCGCATCTTCTTCTAGTGGGTCCAGTACAAGCCAGAACCCTCTCCCGACGATGAGGATCGCACTCCTAGCGCCGCCGTTCATCCCTGTGCCGCCGCCGCACTACGGCGGCACGGAGCTGTTCCTCGCGCAGCTGGCCGAAGGCCTGCAGGCGCTGGGCGAAGACGTCGTGGTGTATAGCAACGGGGAATCGAAGGTCGGGGTCGAGGTGCGTTCTCTCTATCCCTCCGCGGAGTGGCCCATCGAGGGCCAGGTCTATGACAACCTCAAGGACATGAACCACGTGAGCTGGGCGCTGGCGGACGCCGCCCGCGAGTGCGACGTCATGCACGTGAACGGCGTTCCCGGGGTCGTGATGTCGCGGCTGGTCTCGCAGCCCGTCGTCTACACCATGCACCACCCGCACCTGGAAGGACTGAGCGAGGTCTTCCGCTTCTTCCCGGACGTGGAGTACGTGACCATCAGCGATTTCCAGCGCCGCAAGGAGCGCATGCCGCGCATGCGCACCATCCACCACGGCCTGAACTTCGCCGACTACCAGTTCGTGGAGGAGAAAGAGGATTACCTCGCCTTCATCGGGCGCATCGCGCCGGTCAAGGGCGTGCACCTGGCCATCGCGGCCGCGCAGCGCGCCGGCATCCCGCTGAAGATCGCGGGCGAGGTACAGCCGATGTTCCGCGAGTACTACCGCAACGAGATCAAGCCGCATCTGGACGGCACGCTGATCGAGTACATCGGTCCCGCCGACCTGGCGGCGAAGAACGAGCTGCTCGGCCGGGCGCGCGCCATGTTGTTCCCCATCCAGTGGGACGAGCCGTTCGGCCTGGTGATGATCGAGGCCATGGCCTGCGGCACTCCGGTGCTCGCACTCCAGGGCGGCGCTGTTCCCGAGGTCGTGAAAGAAGGCGTCTCAGGTCACGTCTGCCGGTCGCTCGAGGAGATGGCGCAGCACGCCCGCTCGCTCGCCCTCTCATCCCGCGTCGTGCGGCAGTACGCGGAAGAGCGCTTCTCGCTCGAGCGCATGGTCGAGCAATACCGCGAACTGTATCGCGAACTGGCCGCCGGCGCGCAGCCGGGAGAAGCGGTCGCGTGAGCGCGCTCACCAAGGTCCCGGAAGAGCGGCTGGAGCCGATCGCGAACCCGCATCTCGAGCCGCGCATCGCCTTCCAGGCGCTCGAGCCCCGCAAGGTCAACAACCTCACGCTCATCGACGGCAAGACCTTCCTCTCGACCGTGGTGTCGGGCGAGATCCTGCCCGCGGGCGCGCCCGACGTCGGCTTCTTCCACGACGACACGCGCTTCCTCAGCCATCTCGAGCTGCGAGTCGGCGGGCAGCGCACCATCGTGCTTTCCTCCTCGACCGAGAAGTCATTCGCTTCGCAGATCGAGCTGACCACCGGCAACATCCAGTTGCGCGACTCGTGGGAGCTGCCGGAGAACACCATCCACATCCGGCGCGAGCAGTTGCTGGCCAGCGACGTCTTCTTCGACCAGATCAGCTTCGACAACTTCAACCTCAACGAGGCCCAGTTCGACGTGGAGATCGCGTTCGACGCCGACTTCGTCGACGTCTTCCAGGTCCGCGGCTGCGGTCGCGATCGCGCCGGCCAGCACTACCGGCCGGTGGTCGAGGGCAACGCGCTGCTGTTCTTCTACCGCGGGCTCGACGGGCTCACGCGCCAGACGCGCATCGAGATGTCGCCTGCGCCCGTGCGCATCGACGGCAAGACCGCGCACTGGACGCTCCAGCTGCCGCCGCTACGCCGCAGCGAGCTCCGCCTGACGGTCACGCCGCTCGTCGAGCGCGCTCCCAGCCGC encodes:
- a CDS encoding glycosyltransferase, with translation MKIFAIGSSLVSSYWNGAATYYRGIYKNLARMGYEVTFAEPDAYQRQQHRDTGDFSYARSIVYRSPEDIPAVLREAAAADLVVKHSGVGVDDALLEQRVLDSRSARTQVAFWDVDAPATLARVEHDASDPFRALIGEYDFILTYGGGAPVVEHYMRLGARNCHPIYNGLDPETHHPVSPDPEFACDLALVANRLPDRERRIEEFFFRAAKLAPEQRFLLGGEGWDGKPMPPNVRRLGHVATGDHNRVNGSARMVLNVNRASMADVGFSPPTRIFEAAGAAACVVTDHWPGLETFFVPGEEILVARSGEEVAARLRDTSRESSRALGEAMRRRALRDHTYDQRAGEVAGILAARGALEEVAR
- a CDS encoding glycosyltransferase family 4 protein, translated to MHVLVTADTLGGVWTYARELVTGLARRGAQVTLVTFGEIPSETQWLDGLKSVDFRPTAFRLEWMQDAEEDLAASAEYLAAVVREVKPDLLHLNQYYYGALPVDIPKIVVAHSDVVSWWVAVHGKQPRESAWTAWYRESVARGIREATAVVAPSRWMLEQVHAFYGAPRQSSVVYNGRTPALFNPHVTKEQYALGVGRIWDSGKQVTLLAEADLPMPAYVVGSEEHPELALRGQGVLAGTTRSRLHFKGQQTEAQLRQLYSRASVYAATSKYEPFGLAPLEAALSRCALVANDIPTFRELWGDDVLYFRRNDARSLGETLALLKDDPALMTEYANRAYQRALQRFTTDRMVDDYMALYDTLARAGALAA
- a CDS encoding glycosyltransferase, with the translated sequence MNHSLNIRIFAHSWVSDWNHGNAHFLRGLARSLTRMGHNVRCYEQLGSWSLSNLVRQEGERAIDAIDHFRRIFPELDIRFYNLDHTLPDFLQRELRDADVVLIHEWSEPQLVNAVLGLKRPLGFCALLHDTHHRAYSAPGELLRLQLHLFDGVLAFGEPLARIYRDGFGMERVWVFHEAADTENFRPLPAEKTASLVWVGNWGDEERTRELDDFLVAPAAQLEGVKRAYGVRYPDAAKQKLAEAGIEYCGYLPNLRAPEAYAESCVTLHIPRRHYVSGLTGIPTIRMFEAMACGVPLVCAPWEDAEQLFRAGDYLVARDRREMTGMLQELLRDEAARRQLAERGLETIRARHTCEHRADQLLQICGELVEECAA
- a CDS encoding glycosyltransferase — its product is MKITVLGLALSSSWGNGHATTFRSLLRALAARGHHITFYERDLYWYRDNRDLPRPEFCALRLFEDWESIRADVRRELRDSDVAVLGSYFPDGLAAADELLDAAAPVKAFYDIDTPITVSALREKGASGYLRADQVPGFDLYFSFTGGPMLRELEQRFGAARALPLYCSFDPETYRRVPQPGRFTCDLSYMGTYAPDRQPKLDELLVEPATRLPQRRFIVAGPQYPRRIKWPKNVRRINHLNPPLHPAFYSSARITLNVTRREMVQAGYSPSVRLFEAAACGAAIASDNWPGLDTFFTPGREILLPLSADDIVRYLTGYDQAELLRIGERAQRRVLEEHTSEHRALEFERAVENARPFARDAVAG
- a CDS encoding glycosyltransferase family 4 protein, which gives rise to MRIALLAPPFIPVPPPHYGGTELFLAQLAEGLQALGEDVVVYSNGESKVGVEVRSLYPSAEWPIEGQVYDNLKDMNHVSWALADAARECDVMHVNGVPGVVMSRLVSQPVVYTMHHPHLEGLSEVFRFFPDVEYVTISDFQRRKERMPRMRTIHHGLNFADYQFVEEKEDYLAFIGRIAPVKGVHLAIAAAQRAGIPLKIAGEVQPMFREYYRNEIKPHLDGTLIEYIGPADLAAKNELLGRARAMLFPIQWDEPFGLVMIEAMACGTPVLALQGGAVPEVVKEGVSGHVCRSLEEMAQHARSLALSSRVVRQYAEERFSLERMVEQYRELYRELAAGAQPGEAVA